From Acinonyx jubatus isolate Ajub_Pintada_27869175 chromosome B2, VMU_Ajub_asm_v1.0, whole genome shotgun sequence, a single genomic window includes:
- the LOC113597137 gene encoding uncharacterized protein LOC113597137 — protein MSVLRPGPLLLLLSGTLALRPGRMSAGSGEKTPQRGRRQGTARRKGCSTASDPELSPPPHPPLGPDSSPTCRPSSVPQALSSVPSRPPPRRTRAPRREEGREGSYPSAPTGSHSLRYFHTAVSRPGRGEPGYLEVGYMDDTQFVRFDSDTPSSVMEPRLPWVDQEGPE, from the coding sequence ATGTCAGTCTTGCGTCCCGGacccctcctcctgctgctgtcGGGGACCCTGGCCCTGAGACCAGGACGGATGAGTGCGGGGTCGGGAGAGAAAACGCCTCAGCGTGGGCGGAGGCAAGGGACCGCTAGACGGAAGGGCTGCTCCACCGCCTCGGACCCAGAGCTCTCACCTCCGCCTCACCCACCCCTTGGTCCCGACTCTTCTCCAACCTGCCGCCCCTCTTCCGTCCCACAAGCCCTCTCGTCCGTGCCCTCCCGGCCGCCTCCCCGTAGGACCCGGGCCCCACGCCGAGAGGAGGGTCGGGAGGGGTCTTACCCCTCCGCGCCCACAGGCTCCCACTCCCTGAGGTATTTCCACACCGCGGTGTCCCGGCCGGGCCGCGGGGAGCCTGGGTACTTGGAAGTCGGCTACATGGACGACACGCAGTTCGTGCGGTTCGACAGCGACACCCCGAGTTCGGTGATGGAGCCGCGGTTGCCGTGGGTGGACCAGGAGGGGCCGGAGTAG